One Legionella hackeliae DNA segment encodes these proteins:
- a CDS encoding TrkH family potassium uptake protein gives MQIKTILRLLGLLLMMFSVSMLTPLIINFIFHEQFWLPFVAAFACTFTTGAFLWLSFRKQHHELKIRDGFLIVVLFWFVLCLYASLPFIFAIKHHNHSITDAFFESVSGFTTTGASIIRHIEGLPHAVLFYRQQLQFLGGMGIVVLAVAILPMLGVGGMQLFRAETPGPMKDSKLTPRIAQTAKALWSLYLLLTLFCWLSYWVAGMDWFDALGESFATVSTGGFSMHDTSFAFYQSDTIELIACFFMLLGATNFALHFLALKKRTLFPYWHDEELRFYLLFLFGASILISISLVFYGFFDANPHALIKSLFNVISLATTTGFMSAPFSTWPTYVPVFLMILALVGGCAASTSGGVKVIRALLIYKQSKREIVRLLHPHALIPIKFGKHSLPEPILESMWGFLSVFIALFLSLMILFMAFGNDFITSFSAITASLANAGAGLGTISENFADLNQPSKWLLIFSMLAGRLEIFSLLILFSPHFWQK, from the coding sequence ATGCAAATCAAAACTATTCTTCGTCTCTTAGGTCTGCTTTTAATGATGTTTAGTGTGAGTATGCTTACTCCACTTATTATTAACTTTATCTTTCATGAGCAATTTTGGTTGCCTTTTGTCGCAGCATTTGCCTGTACATTTACTACAGGTGCTTTCTTGTGGTTAAGCTTTAGAAAACAACACCATGAGCTTAAAATTCGAGATGGTTTTCTCATTGTAGTGCTTTTTTGGTTTGTTCTTTGCCTCTATGCATCCTTACCTTTTATCTTTGCTATTAAGCACCATAACCACAGTATAACGGATGCTTTTTTTGAATCCGTTTCAGGGTTTACCACTACAGGGGCCAGTATCATAAGGCATATAGAAGGACTCCCCCACGCCGTATTATTTTATCGACAGCAGCTGCAATTTTTAGGCGGAATGGGAATTGTTGTGTTAGCGGTAGCTATTTTGCCCATGTTGGGTGTTGGGGGTATGCAGTTATTCAGAGCAGAAACGCCAGGTCCTATGAAAGACAGTAAATTAACACCACGGATTGCTCAGACCGCAAAAGCATTGTGGTCTTTGTATTTACTTTTAACCTTATTCTGCTGGCTTAGTTATTGGGTAGCAGGGATGGATTGGTTTGATGCATTAGGGGAAAGTTTTGCCACCGTTTCTACCGGCGGATTTTCTATGCACGATACGAGTTTTGCCTTTTATCAAAGTGACACGATTGAATTAATTGCATGCTTTTTTATGTTACTAGGAGCAACTAATTTTGCCCTGCATTTTTTAGCGTTAAAGAAAAGAACCCTTTTTCCCTATTGGCATGATGAAGAGCTTCGCTTTTATCTTCTTTTTCTCTTTGGTGCCAGCATACTTATTAGTATTAGCTTAGTGTTTTATGGTTTTTTTGACGCCAATCCCCATGCACTAATAAAAAGTTTGTTTAATGTGATTTCTCTGGCAACAACAACCGGTTTTATGTCAGCCCCCTTTAGTACGTGGCCGACTTATGTCCCTGTGTTTCTTATGATATTGGCGCTTGTAGGGGGCTGTGCGGCATCAACGAGTGGGGGTGTTAAAGTTATTCGTGCTCTTTTAATTTATAAACAGAGCAAGCGAGAAATTGTTCGTCTATTGCATCCCCATGCATTAATACCAATAAAATTTGGCAAACATAGCTTACCCGAACCCATTTTAGAATCTATGTGGGGTTTTCTTTCCGTATTTATTGCGCTCTTTTTGAGTTTAATGATTCTATTTATGGCGTTTGGAAACGACTTTATAACTTCCTTCTCTGCAATTACTGCATCTCTTGCTAATGCAGGTGCTGGCCTTGGAACTATCAGTGAGAACTTTGCAGATCTTAATCAACCCAGTAAATGGTTGTTAATTTTTTCAATGCTTGCTGGTCGCCTGGAAATATTTTCTCTGCTTATTCTATTTTCACCTCATTTTTGGCAAAAATAA